A window of the Lolium perenne isolate Kyuss_39 chromosome 7, Kyuss_2.0, whole genome shotgun sequence genome harbors these coding sequences:
- the LOC127315202 gene encoding pentatricopeptide repeat-containing protein At3g61360 translates to MPALLPPPPSAAARLLAPTVPHLARLLLTHAPAIPPLLTAILPTSPSLLTPLLSHLLLSHSPPLPALTLFRRLLDLPHSQLPESSLPVLLRLLARSRRHAPLSFQLLDTLPSTHPHLLSVPALSVLLSTALNASAPGASFAAAVTRFESAAAVWARAGRSFGASELNALLRVFCARGRVAEARALFHRFRDAYPPDTRTFNTLLLGFKEAGHAQALDLFYHDAVLRGFVPDAVSYCVRMDALCKKGRFLDALHLLDEMRSKDCEPTLQVYTTLIYGAGIARDAARARRLFDEMEQCGGVAPDRGAHNALMGAYVRAKDLQSGMALMGEMERKGIGLDDVTYNTMLCGFRRVGDLEGIWKIYSKMISSGFVPRTRTTMLLMKVFCENGRPDLGLELWDYLIGKGCVPHRHALDVLVTGLCCRDVVGEAYRCFREMIEMGMAPTERAFGVLEGFLKKKREFGKIEEIRQMMKAAQVEEHQTEEEEEEAA, encoded by the coding sequence ATGCCcgccctcctcccgccgccgccgagcgcCGCCGCACGGCTCCTCGCCCCGACGGTGCCGCACCTCGCCCGCCTCCTCCTCACGCACGCGCCGGCGATCCCGCCGCTCCTCACCGCCATCCTGCCCACCTCGCCGTCCCTCCTCACGCCACTCCTCTCCCACCTCCTGCTCTCCCACTCGCCGCCGCTCCCGGCGCTCACCCTGTTCCGCCGCCTGCTCGACCTGCCCCATTCCCAACTCCCGGAGAGCTCCCTCCcggtcctcctccgcctcctcgcgcgCTCCCGCCGCCACGCGCCGCTCTCCTTCCAGCTCCTCGACACACTCCCGTCCACCCACCCGCACCTCCTCTCCGTGCCGGCCCTCTCCGTCCTCCTCTCCACCGCCCTCAACGCCTCCGCTCCGGGCGCgtccttcgccgccgccgtcaccCGCTTCgagtccgccgccgccgtctgGGCGCGCGCGGGGCGCTCGTTCGGCGCCAGCGAGCTCAACGCGCTGCTCCGCGTCTTCTGCGCGCGGGGCCGCGTCGCCGAGGCGCGCGCGCTGTTCCACCGCTTCCGCGACGCGTACCCGCCCGACACCCGCACGTTCAACACGCTGCTGCTCGGGTTCAAGGAGGCCGGCCACGCCCAGGCGCTCGACCTGTTCTACCACGACGCCGTGCTGCGCGGCTTCGTCCCGGACGCCGTGTCCTACTGCGTCAGGATGGACGCCCTGTGCAAGAAAGGGCGGTTCCTCGACGCCCTCCACCTGCTCGACGAAATGCGCAGCAAGGACTGCGAGCCCACGCTGCAGGTTTACACCACGCTGATCTACGGGGCTGGGATCGCGAGGGACGCGGCTCGTGCGCGTCGCCTGTTTGACGAAATGGAGCAGTGCGGCGGAGTGGCTCCGGACCGTGGAGCGCACAATGCCCTCATGGGGGCTTATGTGAGGGCCAAAGATTTGCAGTCCGGGATGGCGCTGATGGGCGAGATGGAGCGCAAGGGGATTGGCCTGGACGACGTTACCTACAACACGATGCTGTGTGGCTTCCGTAGGGTGGGCGACTTGGAGGGCATATGGAAGATATATAGCAAGATGATTAGCTCGGGGTTCGTGCCAAGGACCAGGACGACAATGTTGCTCATGAAGGTCTTTTGCGAGAATGGGCGACCGGATCTTGGACTTGAGTTGTGGGATTATCTCATCGGGAAAGGATGTGTACCTCACCGGCATGCATTGGATGTTCTGGTTACTGGTTTATGCTGCAGAGATGTGGTTGGTGAGGCATATAGGTGCTTTCGGGAGATGATCGAGATGGGGATGGCACCTACAGAGCGTGCATTTGGGGTTCTGGAAGGGTTCTTAAAGAAGAAGCGGGAGTTCGGGAAGATTGAGGAGATTAGACAAATGATGAAGGCAGCCCAAGTGGAGGAACATCaaactgaagaagaagaagaagaagctgcgtGA
- the LOC127312391 gene encoding nifU-like protein 3, chloroplastic translates to MRLCSPNLRQATAAATCANTPLAAALGKSSSNSHIHGRLSFSHTLLNHRAKRAGWAVRVLPLTEENVERVLDEVRPSLMADGGNVALHEIDGLVVVLMLQGACGSCPSSTMTLKMGIETRLRDKIPEILEVEQIHDTETGLELNTENVEKLLDEIRPYLSGTGGGSLELVQIDGFVVKVQISGPAASVMTVRVAVTQKLREKIPTILAVQLID, encoded by the exons ATGAGGCTCTGCTCGCCCAATCTCCGGCAAGCCACCGCGGCCGCAACCTGCGCCAACACCCCCCTCGCAGCAGCTCTCGGCAAG AGTTCTTCAAACTCCCATATCCATGGCCGACTCAGCTTCAGCCACACGTTACTGAACCACCGCGCCAAGAGAGCAG GATGGGCGGTGCGCGTGCTTCCCCTGACGGAGGAGAACGTGGAGAGGGTGCTGGACGAGGTGCGGCCGAGCCTGATGGCCGACGGAGGCAACGTGGCCCTGCACGAGATCGACGGCCTAGTTGTCGTGCTCATGCTCCAGGGCGCCTGCGGTTCCTGCCCCAGCTCCACCATGACGCTCAAGATGGGCATCGAAACCCGCCTCCGCGACAAGATCCCCGAGATCCTTGAGGTCGAGCAGATCCATGACACCGAGACTGGGCTCGAGCTCAACACCGAGAATGTCGAGAAG CTGCTAGATGAGATCAGGCCATACCTTTCTGGCACCGGAGGTGGAAGCCTAGAGCTTGTTCAGATCGATGGTTTTGTCGTGAAGGTTCAAATCAGTGGACCTGCAGCCAGTGTGATGACAGTACGTGTAGCTGTGACACAAAAACTGAGAGAGAAAATACCAACGATCCTGGCTGTTCAGCTGATAGATTAA